GGCGAGCTCCCGGACCGGATCGTGGTGTTCCGCACGGCGCACCTCGCGGAGTGCGACACCGAGGACGAACTGCGCGACGAGGTGCACACGACCCTCGTGCACGAGATCGGGCACTACTACGGCATCGACGACGAGCGCCTGCACGAGCTCGGCTGGGCCTGACTCGAGACGCGACACCGCGCGCAGCGACGACGGTCCGAAATCGGGGCGAGCATCCGCGGATCAGGTCCGGATGACCACGTCGGCCAAGGACGCCGGGTCCTCGGCCGCGATGAACGCCTGCTCCTGGGCAGCCCACCGGTCCCACTCGCGGGCGAAGACCTCGCCGTCGCGGCCGATCGCCCGGCGCCACCGTTCGTCGTCGTCCGCCTCCAGCCACACGCGCAGGGTCGCCAGCGGCGCCGACGCTCGTGACAGGGCGCCGCACCCCTCGACGACGACCGGCAGGCCCGGATCGACCGCCGTCCAACCGGCGGGTGCCGAGGCGTCCCAGTCCCATCGGCGGTGTCCCGACGCCGGACCGAGCACGTCGGTGACGACGGCGTCCGCGGCGGCACGGAGGCCGTCCCACCCCGGGTAGACGTCGTCGAGGTGCACGAGCTGGGCGTCGAGTTCCTCGGCGAGCGCCTCCCCGAGCGTGGTCTTGCCCGTCCCCGACCGTCCGTCGAGCAGCACGACGACGCGAGCAGAGGCCGGCGCCGCAGCCTGCGTCCGCGCCCGCGCCCGCGCCCGCGCTGCGAGGTTCGCGGCCAGCGCACCGACCGAGACGAACCCACCGGCGCCACCGACCCCACCAGCACGTCCGCCCCGCGCGACCCCGTCGCCCCGCGCAGCCCCGTCGCCCCGCGCAGCCCCGTCGCCCCGCGCAGCCCCGTCGTCCCGCGGCGCCTCGTCACCGGGGGCGACCGCAGCCGCCGTGGCGGCCCGATCACCGACGCGGGTCGACGCTGCCCGAGCGACCCGCGCCTCCAGGCCGTCGCCGTCAGGCACGCCACGTCCCCGCCGCGATCGCGACCGCGGTGGCGACCACGCCGATCCCGACGAGCACCGCGGCCATCGCCCACTCCGGGCCGGCGAAGCGGGCCGGACGCGCCCACGTGCGGCGTCCGGGCGCCCCGAACCCCCGGGACTCCATGGCGACCGCGAGGGTGGTCCCCCGCCGGAGCGCGAGCACGAGCAGCGCGAACGCCATCGACGCCGCTCGGCGGATGCGTCCGGTGTCGGCGAGGCCCCGCGCCCGGCGGGCCATGGCGAGCTGCCGCCAGTCGTCGCCGAGCAGCGTGATCATCCGCACGGCCGCGAGTGCTCCGAGCACGAACCGCGCGGGCAGCCGGAGCACCTGGGCGAGGCCGTCCGCGAGGTCGGTGGGGTCGGCCCGGATGAACAGCACGACGCCGGGCAGTCCGATCGCGAGCACCCGGAGCGCGGTCGCGAGCGCGAGCGTCAGGGAGCCGTCGGTCACGTGCGCGAAGCCGAGGTCGAACCACTCACGTCCGGAGGGTCGGCCGTACAGCGCGATGCTGAGCGCCGTGAGTGGGACCGCGAGGAGCACGGGCGACGTCCGGAGCAGCAGCGTGCGCGGTGGGATGCGGAGGAGCGGCAGCAGCGCGAGCTCGAGGGCGAGGGCGACGGCCGCGGACACGACGTCGAGGCTCAGGACGAGGAACACCCCGAGGCCGAGGACCCCCAGGAGCGAGGCGACGGGCTGGACGCCGCGGATCCCGCGGGCGGCGGGTGGCGGCAGGGGCCGGCCGGGAGGCACGGGTCGCGTCCGGCGTGCGGGCGCGGTCGACGGGGCGGTCACCGCGGCACCCCCGGTGCCGTCGCGGCCGTCGCGTCGTCGG
This is a stretch of genomic DNA from Curtobacterium sp. 458. It encodes these proteins:
- a CDS encoding energy-coupling factor transporter transmembrane component T, translating into MTAPSTAPARRTRPVPPGRPLPPPAARGIRGVQPVASLLGVLGLGVFLVLSLDVVSAAVALALELALLPLLRIPPRTLLLRTSPVLLAVPLTALSIALYGRPSGREWFDLGFAHVTDGSLTLALATALRVLAIGLPGVVLFIRADPTDLADGLAQVLRLPARFVLGALAAVRMITLLGDDWRQLAMARRARGLADTGRIRRAASMAFALLVLALRRGTTLAVAMESRGFGAPGRRTWARPARFAGPEWAMAAVLVGIGVVATAVAIAAGTWRA